From Nicotiana tabacum cultivar K326 chromosome 22, ASM71507v2, whole genome shotgun sequence, one genomic window encodes:
- the LOC107810873 gene encoding SWI/SNF complex subunit SWI3C yields MPASSSETRNRWRRRKREPLISRKAKAQQDDDVFEEEEDEEDIDQQEIEDDDHRNPSNSVDRSNYSVEMVSEAGDRISEFPLVVRRTVTRPHSSVLNIVATEKAGQCGESRQNGVVLENMSYGQLQALSAVPADSPALLTEERGEGSGGGSYVISPPQILQGRGVVKHYGSASRIHVVPMHADWFSPNTVHRLERQVVPHFFSGKSAEHTPEKYMECRNCIVAKYMELPEKHLSVADCHGVVAGVSADDVTRIARFLDHWGIINYCAVPPKGEALKDVTLYEDSNSDLCVPVAGLKSIDSLVQFDKPKCCLKARDVYPELVRDFDDDSDFDNSIRELLSELRCNCCSRPVSLSYYQSQKEIDILLCLDCFHEGGFVTGHSSLDFVKVSSMKDYGDLDGDTWTDQETLLLLEGMQLYNENWNQIAEHVGTKSKAQCILHFVRLPVDGAPLENIELPGASGPSSSFAGEDHNKSYSNLNGNLAGPSTENLDSDSKFPFENCGNPVMSLVAFLASAVGPRVAAACAHASLAALSKDDTLTSRNMTQIDGSTANNGISVGRIHGKDGSPHGDVGNSYQLKDEKPGGQGPWGQHDAGGAPVSTERVRAAAKVGLAAAAIKAKLFADHEEREIQRLSANIVNHQLKRLELKLKQFAEVETLLMKECEQLERTRHRFAAERARMMTVQPGSVRVSRPMGVSGAGAPVVSNIGNSRQQVVSGPLQQSFISGYGNNQPMHPNMSFMQQQGMYGFGPRLPLSAIHPSSSTPGMFNAPASSQPALSHSMLRPVSGTKSGLG; encoded by the exons ATGCCTGCTTCCTCCTCAG AGACGAGGAATAGGTGGAGGAGGCGGAAGCGGGAGCCTTTAATTTCAAGGAAGGCCAAGGCCCAACAAGATGATGACgtgtttgaagaagaagaagacgaggaAGATATTGACCAGCAGGAAATTGAAGATGACGACCATCGAAACCCTAGCAATTCAGTGGATCGGAGTAATTACTCAGTTGAAATGGTATCAGAAGCTGGGGACCGAATTAGCGAGTTCCCTTTAGTAGTTAGACGTACTGTTACTCGGCCTCATTCGTCCGTCCTGAATATTGTAGCGACTGAGAAGGCTGGGCAGTGTGGGGAGAGTAGGCAGAATGGGGTGGTGTTGGAGAATATGTCGTATGGGCAGCTTCAGGCGCTTTCAGCTGTGCCTGCAGATAGTCCGGCTTTGTTGACTGAGGAAAGAGGAGAAGGCAGTGGGGGTGGTTCGTATGTGATCAGTCCTCCGCAGATATTGCAGGGTCGTGGTGTGGTTAAGCATTATGGCAGTGCAAGTCGAATTCATGTTGTGCCAATGCACGCAG ATTGGTTTTCACCTAATACAGTGCACAGATTGGAAAGACAAGTGGTGCCGCATTTTTTCTCTGGAAAGTCAGCTGAACATACACCAGAAAAATACATGGAATGCAGAAATTGTATAGTTGCAAAGTATATGGAGTTGCCTGAAAAGCACTTGTCAGTTGCTGATTGCCATGGGGTTGTAGCTGGTGTTAGTGCTGATGATGTAACTCGAATTGCAAGGTTTCTTGATCATTGGGGGATCATCAACTACTGTGCTGTTCCTCCTAAAGGTGAGGCCCTAAAAGATGTCACATTGTACGAGGACTCAAACAGTGATCTCTGTGTTCCAGTGGCTGGTTTGAAGTCTATCGACAGCTTAGTTCAGTTTGACAAGCCTAAATGTTGTCTCAAGGCGAGAGATGTTTATCCTGAACTTGTGCGTGATTTTGATGATGACTCCGACTTTGACAACTCAATCCGTGAACTGTTGTCTGAACTACGATGCAATTGTTGTTCTCGCCCTGTTTCACTGTCGTACTATCAGTCACAGAAAGAG ATTGATATTCTATTGTGTTTGGATTGCTTCCACGAGGGTGGATTTGTCACTGGTCACTCTAGCTTGGATTTCGTCAAAGTAAGCTCTATGAAAGATTATGGAGATCTAGATGGAGATACTTGGACTGACCAGGAAACACTATTGCTTCTCGAGGGAATGCAACTCTACAATGAAAACTGGAATCAAATTGCAGAACATGTTGGCACCAAGTCAAAGGCACAGTGCATCCTTCATTTTGTCCGCCTGCCTGTGGATGGTGCCCCATTGGAAAATATTGAACTTCCAGGTGCATCTGGTCCCTCAAGTTCTTTTGCGGGTGAAGATCATAACAAATCTTATTCAAATTTGAACGGGAATCTTGCAG GACCAAGCACTGAAAACCTTGATTCTGATAGCAAATTTCCTTTTGAAAACTGTGGCAATCCAGTAATGTCCCTG GTTGCTTTTTTGGCATCTGCCGTGGGACCGAGAGTTGCTGCAGCATGTGCCCATGCTTCCTTGGCAGCATTGTCCAAGGATGATACTTTAACATCACGGAATATGACTCAGATAGATGGATCTACAGCTAATAACGG GATCAGTGTAGGAAGAATTCATGGAAAGGATGGAAGTCCTCATGGAGATGTTGGAAATTCTTATCAGCTAAAAG ATGAAAAGCCGGGAGGACAAGGTCCATGGGGTCAACACGATGCTGGAGGTGCTCCAGTGTCCACTGAAAGAGTAAGAGCTGCTGCTAAAGTCGGTCTTGCAGCTGCAGCTATAAAGGCAAAGCTTTTTGCTGACCATGAAGAACGTGAGATTCAACGGTTATCTGCAAACATAGTCAACCATCAG TTAAAGAGGTTAGAGCTGAAGCTGAAGCAGTTTGCAGAGGTGGAGACCTTGTTAATGAAAGAATGTGAACAACTGGAGAGAACAAGGCACCGCTTTGCTGCAGAACGTGCTCGAATGATGACAGTTCAACCTGGTTCAGTTCGAGTATCCCGACCAATGGGTGTGTCTGGTGCTGGTGCGCCGGTGGTCAGTAACATAGGAAATAGTAGGCAACAAGTTGTTTCAGGTCCTCTACAACAAAGTTTTATTTCTGGATATGGAAACAACCAACCAATGCATCCCAACATGTCATTTATGCAGCAACAAGGGATGTATGGATTTGGCCCTCGGCTGCCTCTCTCAGCGATACACCCGTCCTCTTCAACACCCGGTATGTTTAATGCTCCAGCAAGTTCCCAGCCTGCTCTCAGTCATTCAATGCTTAGACCTGTATCTGGGACAAAATCTGGTTTGGGTTGA